In Engraulis encrasicolus isolate BLACKSEA-1 chromosome 24, IST_EnEncr_1.0, whole genome shotgun sequence, a single genomic region encodes these proteins:
- the si:dkey-191g9.7 gene encoding uncharacterized protein si:dkey-191g9.7, whose product MMAERARPVSEHFPPTGSSHTEPGPITDSLSLSKSSTDIGMVTTPPQPDKPLPSQETVSSNGAGSILPTDTTTTNAATTTTASDAPAGAQNGGQPMNFHLSGSHSADNTPDHLVVVRNPGRPHSIAESPGMEVVLEGELNHYHQHQHQHQHQHQHHPHHLPHQLPHYYPHLYHAAPACCAGDMALGAAGSHRDLSGHMLAPAMLAVQRSHSDTLQTLRESPVPLNHPHPHPHMLQYPQHCDSPNMAACANMAACANMAACANMASSATSPSQFAHLVQERCCDPQQPCVGNVCQLATAAPSTATVSSSSRGPSPTSSTGQPQPQPQHGCVPVTVSNVPCEGAAEARGQPVCYEDLACCGGVGGGGAFGVALGPGMVEETLAAYCHYQPIPATAVQLLTPPARGLPGAEAQLLALPRLISSISETGLDAKRMLRCCNLDCPWPHAPALHQPHVGEEGHAGSATSRDATSISITNTTSTLTRDMGTMTSQLELRDIGVQAEVQAAGTSPPPHHMYPEVCLVEDSGGANGGTPVSSSGKGKGKGKGKGGAAAAHKSPVKEVKWDAEGMTWEVYGASVDPEELGLAIQKHLEIQIKETASRAAKLSRQNTSLSQAAGER is encoded by the exons ATGATGGCAGAGAGAGCTCGTCCTGTGTCGGAGCACTTCCCTCCCACAGGCTCCTCCCACACAGAGCCTGGACCAATCACAGACAGCCTGTCGCTATCCAAGAGTTCCACAGACATTGGCATGGTGACGACCCCGCCACAGCCGGACAAGCCTCTGCCCAGCCAGGAGACGGTGAGCTCCAACGGTGCCGGTAGCATCCTGCCGACTGACACAACTACCACCAacgccgccaccaccactaccgccaGCGATGCCCCTGCCGGTGCCCAAAATGGCGGCCAGCCGATGAACTTTCACCTCAGTGGCTCCCACAGTGCCGACAACACTCCAGATCACCTGGTGGTGGTCCGCAACCCCGGGAGGCCACACAGCATCGCGGAGAGTCCCGGTATGGAGGTGGTGCTAGAGGGAGAACTGAACCACTACCATCAAcatcaacaccaacaccaacaccaacaccaacaccaccctcaccacctccCACACCAGCTCCCTCACTACTACCCGCACCTCTACCACGCTGCCCCTGCCTGCTGCGCGGGGGACATGGCCCTGGGCGCGGCCGGCTCTCACAGGGATCTGAGCGGGCACATGCTGGCACCCGCCATGCTGGCGGTGCAGAGGAGCCACTCAGACACGCTGCAGACGCTGAGGGAGAGCCCGGTGCCCCTAAATCACccgcacccacatccacacatgcTTCAGTACCCCCAGCACTGTGACAGCCCCAACATGGCTGCCTGTGCCAATATGGCTGCCTGTGCCAACATGGCTGCCTGTGCCAACATGGCGTCCTCCGCCACCTCGCCCTCCCAATTCGCCCATCTGGTCCAGGAGAGATGCTGTGACCCGCAGCAGCCCTGTGTAGGGAACGTGTGCCAGCTGGCCACAGCAGCCCCGTCCACAGCCACAGTATCCAGCTCAAGCAGAGGCCCCAGCCCCACGTCATCAACcggccagccccagccccagccccagcatgGCTGCGTGCCAGTCACAGTGTCCAACGTGCCCTGCGAGGGAGCCGCGGAGGCCAGAGGACAGCCTGTATGCTACGAGGACTTGGcatgttgtggtggtgttggcGGTGGGGGGGCGTTCGGTGTGGCTCTGGGCCCCGGAATGGTGGAGGAGACCCTGGCCGCGTACTGCCACTACCAGCCCATACCGGCCACCGCGGTGCAGCTGCTCACCCCGCCGGCCAGGGGTCTGCCCGGGGCCGAGGCTCAGCTCCTGGCCCTGCCGCGGCTCATCTCCTCCATCAGCGAGACGGGGCTGGACGCCAAGCGCATGCTGCGCTGCTGCAACCTGGACTGCCCCTGGCCGCATGCCCCGGCGCTGCACCAGCCGCACGTTGGAGAAGAGGGCCATGCCGGCAGTGCTACATCCAGAGAtgccacctccatctccataACCAACACCACCAGCACCCTCACCAGGGACATGGGCACCATGACGTCCCAGCTGGAGCTTAGGGACATTGGGGTGCAAGCGGAGGTGCAGGCCGCCGGCACCTCCCCGCCGCCCCACCACATGTACCCCGAGGTCTGCCTTGTGGAGGACAGCGGTGGCGCCAACGGTGGTACACCGGTGTCATCATCCGGTAAAGGCAAGGGCAAGGGCAAGGGTAAGGGTggcgcggcggcggcgcacaAGTCTCCTGTCAAGGAGGTGAAGTGGGACGCGGAGGGCATGACGTGGGAGGTGTACGGGGCCTCCGTGGACCCCGAGGAGCTGGGCCTCGCCATCCAGAAGCACCTGGAGATCCAGATTAAGGAGACGGCCAGTCGTGCCGCCAAGCTCTCCCGCCAGAACACCAGCTTGTCCCAGgctgctggag AAAGATAG
- the LOC134440960 gene encoding uncharacterized protein LOC134440960 codes for MEGEGGGEEDGPKPRKRAGWKLFFMASFLCSACKPEVDEQGPGKGKPAATKGFKRWRNTTKDHSVIKTETSQHNGKKPENQKKKTRALVQWLNGLFRAKPDMDSKCGVPMSTEERVIYRKEAQRRERVCLEAYRCQQAKEEARQETIRNIQRSRRAKETALQNLSSLPPRQEDHTRPLTSKEVISDDSWTRRNREKNRKKWHKLLFGMMKAQIRKDLEEVKRREMALRRRETPRQMENDIEEAKRRAWARVNSQYGHEKDQLIDLKSCRNELIRLIVVVAFFALPIIWLFGD; via the coding sequence atggagggagaaggagggggagaggaggatggtccGAAGCCTCGGAAGAGGGCTGGATGGAAATTATTTTTCATGGCGTCCTTTCTTTGCTCTGCTTGCAAGCCTGAGGTGGACGAGCAGGGGCCAGGGAAGGGCAAACCTGCTGCCACCAAGGGCTTCAAGAGATGGAGAAACACGACCAAGGACCACTCAGTAATCAAGACAGAAACCTCTCAGCATAATGGCAAAAAACCTGAAAATCAGAAAAAGAAGACAAGGGCCCTGGTACAGTGGCTTAACGGCCTCTTTAGAGCCAAACCCGACATGGACAGCAAATGTGGTGTGCCCAtgagcacagaggagagggtAATATACAGGAAGGAAgcgcagaggagggagagagtctgCCTGGAGGCCTACCGGTGCCAGCAAGCGAAGGAGGAGGCCAGGCAGGAGACAATCAGAAACATCCAAAGGAGCCGCAGGGCGAAGGAGACGGCTCTGCAGAACCtcagctccctccctcccagaCAGGAAGACCACACTCGGCCCCTGACATCCAAGGAGGTCATCAGCGATGACTCGTGGACCAGGCGTAACAGGGAAAAGAACAGGAAAAAATGGCACAAACTACTTTTTGGCATGATGAAGGCGCAAATCCGGAAAGATTTGGAAGAGGTCAAGCGAAGGGAGATGGCGCTCAGGCGAAGGGAAACGCCAAGGCAAATGGAGAATGATATAGAAGAGGCCAAGCGAAGGGCATGGGCAAGGGTCAACTCCCAATACGGCCACGAGAAAGACCAGCTCATTGATCTGAAAAGCTGCAGAAACGAGCTCATTCGTCTGATCGTGGTTGTGGCCTTTTTCGCTTTGCCAATTATCTGGCTCTTTGGTGACTGA